AGTCGCCGGAGCGCCGCGAGCCGTCTCCGTGTCCCGAGCCGTCTCCGTGTCCCGAGTCGTCCGGGTCAGTGTCGTCCGAACCGTCGCCGCCGTCGGTGAAGGGGTTCTCGCGGTCGATCCGCTCGCGCTGGCGGTCGGCCGGCGCCGGGCCGGTCGGGACGACGTACTTCGCGAGGGGGTAGCCGACGAGCAGTCCGAGGACGACCGCGCCGGCCGTCTGGACCGCCGTCGTCTCGATCTGCAGGGTAATCAACCCCGCCGAGAGGCCGACAAGCAGCGTCGTCCCGTAGACGACCCGGCGGTTGAACGCCGAGCGCTCCGCCGCGGAGACGGGGTCGACCATCAGCGCTCGCCCTCCGAACGCGGAGTCGTCCGGGCCATCAGAGATCCCTCGCGGTACTGACGTGCATCGCGACGAACTGCCAGCGGTCGCCGCGTCCGTCCGTCGCCGTCCCGTCGCCGTCGCGCCCGTCCTCGACCGGCGACTCGGGCTCCTCGCACAGTTCGAGCGTGCCGGTCCAGCGGGTGTCGAACTCGTAGCGGATGCGCCGCTCGGTGTTGGTCCACGACAGCGAGACGCGGTCGCCGAACCAGGCGTGGCGGTCGCGTTCGGTGACCCGCAGGTCGCGGCTCCCGACGCTCCAGTCGGTCGTCCGCTCGGTCTGGTCCGCCAATCCGTCGGCGACCGTCTCGCCGCCGACGAGCCGCTCGGAGATGCCGACCTTGACCGCGCCGTCGACCGGGGCGAAGAAGGGGGCCAGCGGCTCCCCGCCGCGGAGCGCATCGTAGTAAGCCCGGACCCGGTCGGCGGCGCCCATCACTGGAACCCTCTGTCGACGTTCTCGTCGATCAGGTCGTCCAGCTCGGAGTCGAGCAGCTGTTCGGCCTCCTCGAAAGTGTCCGCCAGATCCTCGACCCGGTCGGGGCGGCCGTACTGGTCGTACTCCATCGGCCCGTAGGCCGGCGAGTCGAGCGTGTCCATCACGTCCTCGAACAGCGCGTCGGGCGTCGTCGGCGCGTCGGCGTGGGCCTGCACGACCTCTTCCAGTTCGGTCGCAGCGTCCTCGGCCGCCGACTCGTCCTGCATCGGCTGCTGGACGCCGAACATCCCGCCGTCGCCCGGCTCTTCGGGGAACAGCGGGTCGAGGTCGTCGTCGATCTTGCGTGCGACCTCGGCGCCGACCCCCTGGACCTCGTAGGGGTTTCTCGCGTAGGTCTTGAGGTGGAACACCCCGACCGACGGGTGTCCGAAGTACAGGTCCTCCCCGATGCCGCTCGCGCGGTCGCCGCCGGCCGCGCGCCAGCCGCCGGGGTCGGCGTCGCTCTCCACGACGTCCTCCAGGATGTCCTGCCAGTCGCGCACGCGCATGTCGGTCGCGGGTAGGCGCCCCCCGTGAATGAAGGCATCGGTCGCGACCGTCGTTCCGCTCGGCGACCCTCCGACCCCGCGGTGACTCCGACGACCGGACGATTCATAATCGGGGGAACCTGACAGGTGTACGACTACCCGGCGACCGCGCCGACGGCGGCCGCGGAGCCGACCGAGGGGGCCACGACCGTGTCAGAGACCGAACCGACGGGCGAGACGGGCGAGACGGGCGGGGGAGCCGCGGGTGTCGACCGCCGGCAGGCCGCGCTCGTCGCGCTCTGTCTGCTCGGGCTCGTCGTCGCCGCGTTCGTCGCGCCGATCGCGCCCGACGCCGGCGGGTTCGGACCGGAGAGCGGTTCGGGCAGCGGCGACGGTGCCAGCGGTGAGGGCGGCGGTGGATCCGGCGACGACGGGTCCGGATCGGGCGGTGGCGGCGGTGAATCCGGGGAACGAGGCGGCGACGGTGCCGGAGGCGGCGGTGGGGGTGCGGGCGGTGCCGGGGACGGGCCGGGCGACGGCGGAGACGGCGTCATCGCCGAGGACGGCGACCCGATCCCGGTGCCCGGCGACGACGCGCCGCCGACCGAGCGGGGCTGCGGCGTCGTCGTCGAGAACGAACCGGTTCCGGGCGGGACCGTGCGGATCAGCGTCTACGACGACCTGAAACCGGCCGAGGCGGTCCCGGTCTGGTTCGGCGACCGCTTCGTCGGCCGGACCGACGCGACCGGCCGCGTCAGCGGCCGCGCGCCCTACACCCGAAACCTGAACGTCACCGTCCGGGTACCCGGCGAGGACTGCGAGTTCTTCCGGCGGCCGTACGACACCGGCGAGGGCGGCGACCGGAGCGAGCGGTCGAGCGTCCGCGACGCGGCGCTCGCGGGCGTCGGCCCCGATGCGGGAGCCGTCGGGACGAATCCGCGGACGCTCGACGGCGGACCGGCGGCGGCCGCGGGTTCGCAGGAGCGCGACGGGAACGACACCGCCACCTACGCGGTCGGCGGGGCCGTCGACCTCTCGGTCGTCGGCGACCCCTACCCCGGGACCGACGTGACGCTCCTCGCGGAGGTCGAGGACGTACCGATGCGCGAGGCGGCCGTCAGCGTCGACGGCGAGCGCGTCGGCCGAACGACCGCGAACGGGCGCTACGAACTCGCGGTCCCGACCGACGCGGCGGAACTGTCGGTGACGGTCGAGCGCGGCGACTTCTCGGGGTCGACGACGGTCGACGTGTGGGACCTCGACGCCGCGCTCGTCCCCCAGGAGGGGTTGCCCGTCCCCGGCGAGCCGGCGCTGGTGACCGCCGCCGCCGGGCCCGAGCCCGCGGCCGACGCCCGCGTCACCCTCGACGGATCGCGGCTGGGGCGCGCCGACGGGAACGGGACGGTCGGCTTCGCGCTCCCGGCGGACCCGCGCGGGACGGTCGCGGTCGAGACCGACCGGCAGTCGACGACGGTCCCGCTGTGGACCGCCTACGCGTCGACGATGGTCGCGAGCGCGCTCCTGCTGGTCGCCGGCGTCGTCGGGACCGGCGTCGCCGCGCGCCGCCGCGGTCGGAGCGCCGCCCGCCGGGTCGCGACGTGGTGGGCCGCGGTCGCCGTCCTGTTCGTCGGCCTCGCCGTCGGCGAGGGACTCGGACTGCTCGCGTCGGGCGCACTCCTGGCCGTCGTCGCGGCGGTCCGCCACCGACGGGCCGTCGCCTCCGGCGGTCGGACGGCCGCCGAACAGTCCCGCGGGTTCGTCGCCTGGATCCGCGGAACGGCGCTCGCGGTCGCCGACGGCGCGGCGGCCGGGATCGACCGGTTGGCGGCGCTGCTGGGCCGGCTCGCGAGCCGTATCGCCGCGCTCCCGCTGTCGGTCCGTGGGCTGGCGGCCCGACTGTGGGGCTGGCTCCGCGCGCTCCCCGGTCGAGCGCGACGGGCGCTCGCGGCTCGCCTCACCCTCCGCCGCGTCGCGGCCGCCGTCCTCGCGACCGCGGTGCTCGCGGCCCTCACCTATCGGTTCGGTGCGCTCGGGTTCCTCGGCGGTCTGGTCGGTCTCTGGGTCGCCGTCGTCGCCTACCGCCGGTGGACCCGCGACGACCTCGACACCGACGACGGGAGCGCGCGGGAGGACCGCTCGGCGGTCGCGACCGGTTCCGGGGCGACCGGGAGCGACGAGGACGGCCGAGAGCGGCGCACGATCCGGGCGCTGTGGCGGCGGTTCGCGAAGCGGGTCCGACCCCGGAGGTGGCGCCAGTCGACGCCGGGCGAGGTGTCGCGGGCGGCCGTCGAGCGCGGGCTACCCGAGCGGCCGGTGCGCGCGCTGACCGACGCCTTCCGCGAGGTCGAGTACGGCGACCGGGCGGCCGACGACCGGAGCGACCGCGCCCGTGAGGCCTTCGACTCCATCGAGCGCGAGCGGGAGGACGAGCCGTGAACCGCTGGCTCGCGGGGCTGGTCGGCGTCGCGGGGACGGTCGCCATCGGCGCGGGACTGCTGCTGGCGGTCGCGCTCACGCCGGTGACGGCCTCGGCGGCCGGATCCGGCGCGCTGTTCGTCGTCCTGACCGGACTGGCCGTCGCGGCGGTCAAGCTCTACCGGTCGGGCGCCGACGGGGAGGCGGTCGCGCCGCCGCCCTGGGACGAGGGCGGCGGGCTGGTCGACGGGACACCAGAGGAGACGGCCGACCCGGCGGACGTGACCGGTGACGAACTCGCGGCGCTCGTCGGCGACGCCCGCGAGCGCGCCAGGGACGCCGAGACCGTCGAGGAGGGGGTCGCGGTCGTCCGGCCGCCGCTCCGGGAGGCGCTGAATCGGGTGCTCGCGGCCGGCGGGGCCGACACCGACGACGTGGACGAGGCGCTGGCAACCGGCGCGTGGACCGACGACCGCGTCGCCGCGGCGGTCGTCGACGAGCGGGTCGACCTGCCGCGGGTGTCGCTCCGGGCGCGTCTGCGCGCCTGGCTGTTCCCCGAGCGGGTCGTCCGCCGAGGGACCGCTCGCGCGGTCGCGGCCATCGACGCCGCGGCCGAGCGTGAACTCCCGCCCGTGGTCGGGCAGGACGCCCCGCGGACGGCCCCGTCCCTCGCGCCCGCGCTCGGGAGCCTCCAGTGGGCCGCCGACGGACGGCTCCAGCGGGCGGGCGCGCCCGGACGACGCCGGGCCGACGAGGGGAGAG
The window above is part of the Halosimplex rubrum genome. Proteins encoded here:
- a CDS encoding DUF4129 domain-containing protein, coding for MYDYPATAPTAAAEPTEGATTVSETEPTGETGETGGGAAGVDRRQAALVALCLLGLVVAAFVAPIAPDAGGFGPESGSGSGDGASGEGGGGSGDDGSGSGGGGGESGERGGDGAGGGGGGAGGAGDGPGDGGDGVIAEDGDPIPVPGDDAPPTERGCGVVVENEPVPGGTVRISVYDDLKPAEAVPVWFGDRFVGRTDATGRVSGRAPYTRNLNVTVRVPGEDCEFFRRPYDTGEGGDRSERSSVRDAALAGVGPDAGAVGTNPRTLDGGPAAAAGSQERDGNDTATYAVGGAVDLSVVGDPYPGTDVTLLAEVEDVPMREAAVSVDGERVGRTTANGRYELAVPTDAAELSVTVERGDFSGSTTVDVWDLDAALVPQEGLPVPGEPALVTAAAGPEPAADARVTLDGSRLGRADGNGTVGFALPADPRGTVAVETDRQSTTVPLWTAYASTMVASALLLVAGVVGTGVAARRRGRSAARRVATWWAAVAVLFVGLAVGEGLGLLASGALLAVVAAVRHRRAVASGGRTAAEQSRGFVAWIRGTALAVADGAAAGIDRLAALLGRLASRIAALPLSVRGLAARLWGWLRALPGRARRALAARLTLRRVAAAVLATAVLAALTYRFGALGFLGGLVGLWVAVVAYRRWTRDDLDTDDGSAREDRSAVATGSGATGSDEDGRERRTIRALWRRFAKRVRPRRWRQSTPGEVSRAAVERGLPERPVRALTDAFREVEYGDRAADDRSDRAREAFDSIEREREDEP
- a CDS encoding DUF7269 family protein, encoding MNRWLAGLVGVAGTVAIGAGLLLAVALTPVTASAAGSGALFVVLTGLAVAAVKLYRSGADGEAVAPPPWDEGGGLVDGTPEETADPADVTGDELAALVGDARERARDAETVEEGVAVVRPPLREALNRVLAAGGADTDDVDEALATGAWTDDRVAAAVVDERVDLPRVSLRARLRAWLFPERVVRRGTARAVAAIDAAAERELPPVVGQDAPRTAPSLAPALGSLQWAADGRLQRAGAPGRRRADEGRGTTDGDANGAPDRGTPAPGADEGDDVGTEDDPTPAPDTEDGEDLIGEVWDDA